The stretch of DNA ATTGCTTTCTGGTTtgctgtccttttttttaaatattgcttgaATTTGGGAAAGAGATGAGGTTGTACTGAATGCATTTGTGCATTACATATTTGAATATCGAGTTTCATCAGCAGTTTTCTAACAGGAATTTGctcacaaaatcaaaacaaaattccttattatctctctgtctgtcttttaTAAACGGAATGATACTATTGTGCAAACACTGGAAATTTTGCTAGCAGTTGTGTTGGTCTCCAGGTATACCATCTTAATGAAACTTTTCACACATGTCCTTCCTAATGGACTGAGCAGATTTAGGCATCATCATGGTCCCATTCTCTGTGTCTCTGCTGAGCCACTAGTAAAGGTGATTATTAACTGGGTCTTTTTTATATGATACAGCCCTTTGAAACAGACTGTTTTCAGATGATTGGAGTAGTGGTGCAGTATTTCAAGCACACTCTTTTTCAGGCCTTTTCTAAATTCGGTACGTATTGATTTCAGCTGGGTACAGTATAAGTTTTTGCATGGTTGAATGGGAAGCATTCAGTATGAACACAGACTGAAAATTATATCGGAAAATTATTGTTTTGTGGTGTTAACTGTTCTAAGAAGTTCTTTCATTGCTAAAAAGGAATTGCACAGGAAAAGATCTCTTATTCTGTGGTTGTTTTCCCCCCAAACTTTGCTTAAAATATACCCGTGCAGACTCTTGAAGCCCTTGCAAAGTTTGTACAGTGTCAAATTGAATGAGTACACGTGTGAAATACCAGTCAAACTCTATCATATCTAGgaaatcatccttttttttttttatgggtctACTAGTGGTACTGAGAGAAACAACATTTCATGTGTAGCTTGAGAACACACAGTCTTAGAAGGAGACCTAGTCTGTTTGGAGTTAAGTGCAGCCTAAGAGTTATGTCTGgagtaatatttctctttattggAAATAGGGCACACTATATGCATGGGATAAACATCCGAATCCTGCAGTGTACAGCAaggaaattcttatttttaaactttatacATTTTTTCTCTTCGCTTAACAGCCAGCAAGATAGTACTCGGCCCAATGGCTTCCACAGCTGGAGCACAAATGAGAGTTGCTCAGACAGAGAAGTCCGTAATGTTACAGTTTAGAGAGAAAACACTTACTTTGTCTTACAGTCAATTCTGTCGGCTTATTGGTGGACAGTCTCTGAAGTACCAAGGTAAGGTGCTACATGATTCTATttgcatctttctctttctttttttttaacagagtgaATCTTTTGCCTGTATTTAAATTTGCTTCTTCCTCGAGGAGCATGAAACTTTAATGAAGCTCATTAATGACCTCTagctcgttttttttttttccatttccattttttaacTATTCAGAAATTGAAATACTAGAAGCTACAATATCCTTGTATTGTAATATCATGTGTCTGtgaaattaaattgtttttcttcattaaaatatttttcttgtcttgctgctttcctggaaaatTGAATTTATTAATGTGACAGGGGATGACTTGAGCACTAAATCTAAATCAGTATCCACACTTTCATGCCCAACTCAGGTACTATGCTAACTCTTTATTTGATAGAGTATATACTTGATCATGAACAATGTATGGTTTACAAGATTCGTATTTGTTCACTGAATTGgtaaagctttaatttttaaatcatgtaGAATATTGTAATCAGCTAGTCTCATCCATCTGTACTAATGGTCTCTGGTGGTAGTTTGAAAGTCGTATTATATTTTTGCCGATAGGCATAAAGTaagaaagcagatttatttttcactaaAATACCAAACCTAACATCTGTCCTTGTACCCCAAATACTATTCTAATTGTCAGCTTTTCTCTTGCTCACTTCTCCTTTCATAATCAGTCATAGAACTATTGCATTAACTAAATTATCCTTGATTTCAACTTTCTTTTGcataaatttcttttttgcatAAGCTTTATCTGgtcaaaatatattcagaaaagaatttttaatttaaagggtatcatagaagaaaaaaggcaactaAAGGAACGCCTggacaaaatatattttgcaaatgaGCGTCGTTGTTCCAAAACCCCCTTGTATGGCAGAGACTTGTTGGAAATTTGCTCTTGgatcagtgaaagaaaaatctctcaGCATTGTTCTGCCAGGATTAACAAATGGCGCTGGGCTGGCTTTGCAAATTGCCTTCCATATTCAAATACTTCCGAGATTCTAAAGGATCCATTGCAAGAACTCATTCTGACATTGAAGCAGGAACAGATCGCCCTGAAGGATCTTGTTACTAGGTGATTGAGGCAAATCTGTTTGCAGTCTGCACAAAATTGACAGGTGTATACAACCATCCAAAACAGGCTATTTACCTAAAGTACTGTAAAATGGTAAAAGTGATAAATTGATTGCCTTGTTTTATCCTTATTGCAGGCTAAATTCCTTTATGCAGAGTCTATTTGCATCTCTGATGTATAATTCTAGATCATTCTAAGAGTTGAAAACTCTTAATAGTTCCATGTCAATTGTTATTACTTATGTAGCAATTCTACTTTATTTTGACATATCTGATATTTTTTGTGTGAATACTTACAAAAAAGTAGGAGCTGTAAGTCAGCTTATCTAAGTAACTTTACGGATAGTTGCAATTTCCTCTTGTCTTGTACTGATCTTTAGtggttttgcattttcttgttgATAAAACTTCATCTACTGATTTACTTTCAATTACCTTTTGCCAGGTCCTTGATGTCTGCATGGAAGCATAatcttttgttactgtttttgAATAGTTAATAGCCCAAACTGTTAAAAAATGGTATATTAaagctttggtttgttttatagAGATCTGTCCACATTGCCAGCTGTAGCTGTTGCTCCTCCGTATTTGTATGTAGCAAATCCTCCTTATACATATACCCATGAAATGAAAGTCTTGGAGTTTAATCTGAAAGAACAGATACTTCCCTACTTCCATTCAGTGGAGCAGATAGCAAGGCCTCGTTTTCTACAGTTTCCAGATCCCCGACTGGTGCAGAGTGATTCAGGTATCCAGTTATAACTGGGCGAATGTGCTTTCTCTAGTTGTTGAATGCTGCCTGCAGAACCTTCAAGTTCTTATTTCATAAACAGGCAAGATGGAGGCTCTGGCTGTCTTGCTTCGGAAGCTGAAAGCAAGAGCACATCGTGTGTTGATTTTGACGCAGATGATTCCAATGCTTGATATACTGGAGCTTTTCTTGGACTTCCATTTTCTCCGGTACATAAGAGTTAGTGAGAGTGACGCTCACAGTTGGCATTATCTGGTAAGAGAACCTCTTACTCAAGTTAATGGCGAATAGATGCTCATAGTGGGAGGGAGAATGCTAAAGGGAAGTCTAATACATTTGCAAAATTCATTTGCATAATTTCCTTAGTTAAGCAAATTATGTATGTAGCTGTAGCACAAAATATGTAATTATATATGAAATATGTCAGTCATATTGCTATCTGATGAGGCATCCAGGGCGTTTCCAAGAGGTATGCCACTAGTTGTCCTATATTTATGAGTAATTTGTGCTTGAAAGACAGACGTTTCATTTCACAATAGCGTTTTGACtaattgcttttgctttcattatcCGTAGCTATCTACATTGTTAGTACTTCAAGTGTAGTTCCTGTTTTTATGTTGGCACTTCCTCAGCCTTACTCCAggggcttttggttttttttgtagagTGCCCTGGCATTGCCTGAGGATAAATTGAAAGTATGCTCAATTCCCTCCCCAGTAAGACTCTCAGTATCCTCTGGGGCCTACAATTTGAGCAAACATTAACAATATAGTTAagttattcttttcttattttttacttcaaattgCATTTTTATCCTTTCTGTCAGATGCAGTGTAAAACATAAAGGAATACTTTGCCTTAAAGAACACAAGGCAGCACAATAGAAGGGATTCGATTTAGTCAATAGACAAGAAAAATGATGAAGCACACACAGAATGCAATAACTCAGTCGGGTGTGCTTAGTCATAGGACATAATGTGACTACTGTAATAGATGTTTAGATTTTTATCTGGTTGACTGTACCATAAATTAATAGTTTTAATGGTacacaaattaattttgaattgtgTAGATCTGTAATGTGGGCAGTCAGATAACTTAAAATGTTTGCACGCTTAATGTAGGTTAGGGAAGTAATAAGAATGCAAATTTTATGATCTCATTCTGTAAAAAAGTTTGTTTAGAGATTTATGCTTTATTAATATGAATATGTAATTAAGTTGCTTGTCTCCCCATTTTAGGAATCCATAAAAAACTTCAACCGAGACAAGCGATTCTTCTGTGCTATTCTTTTTTCCCACACTCCTTCTACAGGTATCAGCCATGTAGATGTGGATTCTGTTGTCTTCTATGACACTGATTTAGATCCGCTGATGGATACAAAGGCTAAAGAATGGTGTGATAAAATTGCAAGAGGCAGAGATATTCACATATACAGGTGACTTTTACACTAAGAAATAGTAtaagtgctttaaaataaaaaatcaaaaagctGTTTTTAGGTGAAACTAGGGTTTTTGGTTGAGATCATCCTTTTAGTTTAAGTCATTTGGTCTTTTAAGATCCCTTTAAAGATTGGATAAGTCAGACGTACTTCTTCCCTTCAGactaaagggaaaatgaaaacccTGTCCTGTCCTTTCCCTTGCTGTATCCTTTATTCCTGTCTTTCCCTCCCACTTTCGTCTTGTAAGCCATCTGGATTTCTGTGTTGGGACAGTCAAAATTAACATTAATATCTGTGGgtgttttctgctctttataAACAATAAATGTCTTTCTTGATGGTTTATCATTGGATTTCAAATCCACTAGTGATGAGATGCTGATTTTCATGTAGTTCTAAGATATATTTGAAAGCTTCTTGCACGTGactgtttcttttcctggaagGACATGCTGAGAGCAGTGGGGAGCTCTTGCTCACCTTACACCACTGGCCAGGTATGCATGGGTGTGCAGTGCAGATCCTGTTAGCAAATAACCTGCTACtgtaaggatttttaaaaaatccaattgTATAGAAGACAATACTGTTTattcttcattttgaaaataagaacTTAAAAGAAGCTGGTGTTTTGAAAATATGATATCAGATGTAAAAAGGAAGCTTTCCTctaagaaactaaaaaaaaaaaatacaaaacttccTATGAAAATACCTGATGGACTTTAAACTAGTTTTGGTGCTCACTGCCATAGGCAAGGAACATTTAACATGTAACAGTTGAGTTTCAGGAAGCATCACTGTTTTCTAGGGAACAGTATTTAATGAGTTTCTTTGTTTTACAGGCTTGTAAGTGGTAATTCTGTTGAAGAGAGGCTGTTGAAAAAGGGTATTAAACATTTGATTCAAGAAGTGGCTGCTCAGGGAGATGATTGTTCAACAGACTTTTTAACTCAGGTACTGTAACGTGAAGAATGTGAGCAGTTCTTTAATGATACATAAAAATGAGTGCTTTACTAGATCAGAGTAAGACTTTTAGATATCATCTGCTTTCATACTTATTTCCAGACTTGTTTGGAGGCCAGTGGTATGTGATCATAGTTAAAATCAGTAAAAGTCATGAACTGTTAGCTCATATAGAaaatcagaagataaaaatatctaaaaagaaaactgtgtttgTTCCAATTGTAATTTTACActatttttgtcattgttttaatcaaacaaaaccaacatctcCTCCAGCAAAAGCTGTCAAATATGTCTGTAATCTGACTTTTCTAAACTCAATTTTAGGATGATTAAAAAACTTTTGACATCCTACATTGTCTTATAAGGGTCTTTGCTCTGAATATGGAAAAGAGGATTCCAGAAAGTTTACAGAAGAGACACGATCTGAGATAAGAAATGACATAGATTCAGAGATGCGTGATCTAGGAAATACTATGCGTCCTTCACAGTTGAAACAGCTGGCTAGATTTGTGGATCAGGTATGATGATTGCTCTTGTTTTATGTAAACCtttagaaatatttgaagtttACTTTTCTGTGCAACAGTCTGGCTTTCATAAAGTACCTTATTTCCACTCCATTTACATGAAACTGTTCTGTGCAAACTTAAATACTGAAACAATCCTGGGAGGTAATCTGAGCTTGTTGATAGATCTGTTCACATACTGAAACATTTAAGTCATCAAATGTTCTCCTGAGGATTGTGAAGTGCATTGGACTAAACTGTATCTTGTGATATAAAACTGTTTTACAGTCCTGTGCTTTGCCAGAtgcttgtgttttttctttaaaggccTTGGATCTGTTTCTTCTTTACCGTGAAATGGCTATTCTAGCATTCCCTAAATTCTGTCGGATTctgattgcctccctttccctttgcagaacCCAAGTGGCAGCCTGCCTACTAACAGCCAGGCAAGCGTGTGTGTAATAACTCGGATgggattctcttttttttttttttttttttttttttttttttttttttttaaagttaggaaGATGGAAGCCAGCAGTTGGAGCTTATTCTCAGTGATACCTGTGGAATGTGAGCAGACTAGCTAGGGACCAGAATGTCAGATTTTTGGTCCTTAGATGTCTTTCGTAGCTTAATTATGGTGCCATTATTTGCaatcaaaataaatacatttattggtTGGGGggttttcctgcttgtttttaaattactGGCTATTTACGTGTTTCTAATTCAAAAGCTAAATAGCTAGCAGTGtgtcaaaatgtttttctgaacagCTTAAGCCCATTGAAAAGTATGCGTTGAATTTCTTGGAATTGTTTCATACTTTGAATGATCAAAACAGCCAGAAAATCAACAAGGTAAGCGAGTAATTGACTATATCTCATTTTCTgagtaatgaagaaaaacaaaacagaaaacctcaGCTAttgtcagattttcttttttgtttatttggggtttttatttggtttttttgtttatgagCACTGAAATTTTGATCCAAATGATCGTGGTCTAAAAACACACTGGTTCCTAATTAACAGGTAGACATATTTCCCTTTCTCTTTACTGGCATGAGGGCCTTATCCAAGAATGAAAACTCAGTTTAGCTAACTTTGCTATGACCGTTAGCCTATGAAAACAACTTATTATGTAGTTACCAGACTCAAATCTGTGGCAATTTACTGCTGTTGGCATATTTATTGTGTGAAAAGTGGTAATATTTTAAAGTGTACAAATTTTCTTCCTAAAAGGAGTTAAAAACTGCAAatacaaaatgggaatatcaaCATGCCAAGGAgctgaaaaaggcagaagaaagatttcaggagGAAGTGAAAGAGGAACTCTTAACCTATACCAGAGAAGATGCTTATAACGTGGTAACATCAAGGGATCTCCAAGTCCCTGCTTTTCAAAGACTTTGCGTATTGTGACTATGAACCATGTATTTAAGGATGTCTGTTGGGTTCCTATTGCACTGGTCTTATGCCCTTGCACAAAGGACTGTAACCCTGGACAGTTTTAATTCTGTAGAGTAGCAGGCTGCGGTTTTAGCAGGAGCTAGCTGTTGGTTTGTAGGTTGACTTGTAATTGTACAGCTATGTATCGAGGTAATAATAACTGaaggaagagactgaaaaaaatatgttggcttttgaaaattaaggttaattacttaaaatatatttttttctaagtattttttttattctaattattGCAAACATACTTATGTTTCTAAATGCTGAGCTCTGGGCTGGATGAtgtattgatattttaaaaactgcttgtTTCTCACACAGGAATTTGTCTGTGAAGGCCCAGATGGAGAAATAGAAATAATGCCTGTAAGTCAGTAGACCTTATTTAATCTGAAGGAAACCTTACCTAAAATGCTTTAATTAACGGCAAACtgtgggttgtttgttgttgttaatgttctgtgttgggtttttttgcttttgtttgtttgtttgtttgtttttttaagctttggaCTCCCCCTGTTGCACCTGTGAATCATGATGATGTCTACACTAATTCTGTTATGTGTCTGATGTACAGTAGTACCCCCATTCCAGAGTCTAAGCTTCCACCTCTCTTTGTCAGGAAGGGGCGTAAGCGGCAGAGAACAGATCTGTTCTGTAAGTTGGATTCAAAATTGTATTGGAAGGTGCAGTAATATTTTTGTATGAAACAATATGAAAACTCTTTTGTGTTTAAGATTTTAGGCATGCATATACCATTATCTCTCTTAAGCTTGAAATCGCTCAGAAAAAATGATTGACTGTAGAGTGAGAGCAGAGGGAGTGCACTGTGAAAACTTGCTGTTGTCCTTACaaattagaaatagaaataggGGTGAATTCAATGAGCAGGAGTAAAGCAGTGAGATACCTGTGTGTCCATTTGATCTGTTTCTAAGCTTATTTTCGTAGTGAAGTGAGAAGCTATTAAAAAATGACTGATCAAGTCAAATACTGTACTAGGGGGCCATAGGTTGAAGGTACCTGTATTCATGAAAATACTGCAAAAGGCTTATCATTAGATGATTTGCAGCAATCAGTTTTCTGTCATGATCTCGTTGCACAAAGTTCCTTTCTCACTGGAGATAGTAACTTTGTCCTGTCAATAAGCTTCAGGTGAGAGAAAGAAGCATTGCCATAGAAAGATGGTTGTTCCTCCACCTTCACTTTTCAAGCAAGTGACTCCAAGAATATTGAAAACACAACAGAAGAGCAAAGCTGAGCAGACCCCGCTCTGGGTGaaacagaaaatgtcttttgcaAGACCTTTGCCAGCTCTTACCAAGTCAGCTGCTGACACTGGACAGGATAGTCCTGCATGGCTAATTGCTGAAGACTTGGCACTGTTAAAAGTAAGTTGGTACTTCATTTTTATTGACTTCAGAAACTTATTACTTGGACGTTTGTTACAGCATCCATAGACCTTGATTAATACAGGGTTATACATGCTTGTGCACAAAACAACATTTAGTTGAAACATTACACTGCTTTGATTTCTCTCTGCCTCCTAGGCAATGAAGCAGTTACGGAGACGTCCTTTAAACTTTGCTATTGTGTCGCCAGCACAGACAGCAAACTGGGACTTTGTCAGCCATGTGGTTAATTCTTGTAACTATGTTTATCGCTCCCCAAAGCAATGCGAAAATTGCTACATAAAAGCATTTGCAGGTCCAGAAGGAGAGGTGAGTTTAAGCTGAAATGGGCATTACATTGTGAGGACTTgggtttttcttgctttgttttgttttttaaattcctcatTGCTGTTTGTGGACTACACAAATGTTTAGTAAGCAGAATCATAACTATATTTTAGAGTTTTGAATAGCTTCAAAATATACAAGCAAATGCTAGTAAATATCTTCTCCTGTCAGTATGAACTACTATAGGTTATATTTATTGTAGTTTCCATA from Rissa tridactyla isolate bRisTri1 chromosome 13, bRisTri1.patW.cur.20221130, whole genome shotgun sequence encodes:
- the LOC128916900 gene encoding E1A-binding protein p400-like isoform X1 codes for the protein MKVLEFNLKEQILPYFHSVEQIARPRFLQFPDPRLVQSDSGKMEALAVLLRKLKARAHRVLILTQMIPMLDILELFLDFHFLRYIRVSESDAHSWHYLESIKNFNRDKRFFCAILFSHTPSTGISHVDVDSVVFYDTDLDPLMDTKAKEWCDKIARGRDIHIYRLVSGNSVEERLLKKGIKHLIQEVAAQGDDCSTDFLTQGLCSEYGKEDSRKFTEETRSEIRNDIDSEMRDLGNTMRPSQLKQLARFVDQLKPIEKYALNFLELFHTLNDQNSQKINKELKTANTKWEYQHAKELKKAEERFQEEVKEELLTYTREDAYNVEFVCEGPDGEIEIMPLWTPPVAPVNHDDVYTNSVMCLMYSSTPIPESKLPPLFVRKGRKRQRTDLFSSGERKKHCHRKMVVPPPSLFKQVTPRILKTQQKSKAEQTPLWVKQKMSFARPLPALTKSAADTGQDSPAWLIAEDLALLKAMKQLRRRPLNFAIVSPAQTANWDFVSHVVNSCNYVYRSPKQCENCYIKAFAGPEGENIGGYPLRVRQAYAKDQNSEHTQIFMNHFELMTARRSSSSNTFLADNYDKLLPEPKVVSIYAEPMMIQEKALPEEQIAPQMQEQQPRQEQEEEQSVGQIQTQCQPQGETQVRNKTAIATRCVNLGHSCSCRQGNVFLPAK
- the LOC128916900 gene encoding E1A-binding protein p400-like isoform X5; this encodes MKVLEFNLKEQILPYFHSVEQIARPRFLQFPDPRLVQSDSGKMEALAVLLRKLKARAHRVLILTQMIPMLDILELFLDFHFLRYIRVSESDAHSWHYLESIKNFNRDKRFFCAILFSHTPSTGISHVDVDSVVFYDTDLDPLMDTKAKEWCDKIARGRDIHIYRLVSGNSVEERLLKKGIKHLIQEVAAQGDDCSTDFLTQGLCSEYGKEDSRKFTEETRSEIRNDIDSEMRDLGNTMRPSQLKQLARFVDQLKPIEKYALNFLELFHTLNDQNSQKINKELKTANTKWEYQHAKELKKAEERFQEEVKEELLTYTREDAYNVEFVCEGPDGEIEIMPLWTPPVAPVNHDDVYTNSVMCLMYSSTPIPESKLPPLFVRKGRKRQRTDLFSSGERKKHCHRKMVVPPPSLFKQVTPRILKTQQKSKAEQTPLWVKQKMSFARPLPALTKSAADTGQDSPAWLIAEDLALLKAMKQLRRRPLNFAIVSPAQTANWDFVSHVVNSCNYVYRSPKQCENCYIKAFAGPEGENIGGYPLRVRQAYAKDQNSEHTQIFMNHFELMTARRSSSSNTFLADNYDKLLPEPKVVSIYAEPMMIQEKALPEEQIAPQMQEQQPRQEQEEEQSVGQIQTQCQPQGETQI
- the LOC128916900 gene encoding E1A-binding protein p400-like isoform X4, which translates into the protein MKVLEFNLKEQILPYFHSVEQIARPRFLQFPDPRLVQSDSGKMEALAVLLRKLKARAHRVLILTQMIPMLDILELFLDFHFLRYIRVSESDAHSWHYLESIKNFNRDKRFFCAILFSHTPSTGISHVDVDSVVFYDTDLDPLMDTKAKEWCDKIARGRDIHIYRLVSGNSVEERLLKKGIKHLIQEVAAQGDDCSTDFLTQGLCSEYGKEDSRKFTEETRSEIRNDIDSEMRDLGNTMRPSQLKQLARFVDQLKPIEKYALNFLELFHTLNDQNSQKINKELKTANTKWEYQHAKELKKAEERFQEEVKEELLTYTREDAYNVEFVCEGPDGEIEIMPLWTPPVAPVNHDDVYTNSVMCLMYSSTPIPESKLPPLFVRKGRKRQRTDLFSSGERKKHCHRKMVVPPPSLFKQVTPRILKTQQKSKAEQTPLWVKQKMSFARPLPALTKSAADTGQDSPAWLIAEDLALLKAMKQLRRRPLNFAIVSPAQTANWDFVSHVVNSCNYVYRSPKQCENCYIKAFAGPEGENIGGYPLRVRQAYAKDQNSEHTQIFMNHFELMTARRSSSSNTFLADNYDKLLPEPKVVSIYAEPMMIQEKALPEEQIAPQMQEQQPRQEQEEEQSVGQIQTQCQPQGETQEVQSFQP
- the LOC128916900 gene encoding E1A-binding protein p400-like isoform X8, with the protein product MKVLEFNLKEQILPYFHSVEQIARPRFLQFPDPRLVQSDSGKMEALAVLLRKLKARAHRVLILTQMIPMLDILELFLDFHFLRYIRVSESDAHSWHYLESIKNFNRDKRFFCAILFSHTPSTGISHVDVDSVVFYDTDLDPLMDTKAKEWCDKIARGRDIHIYRLVSGNSVEERLLKKGIKHLIQEVAAQGDDCSTDFLTQGLCSEYGKEDSRKFTEETRSEIRNDIDSEMRDLGNTMRPSQLKQLARFVDQLKPIEKYALNFLELFHTLNDQNSQKINKELKTANTKWEYQHAKELKKAEERFQEEVKEELLTYTREDAYNVEFVCEGPDGEIEIMPLWTPPVAPVNHDDVYTNSVMCLMYSSTPIPESKLPPLFVRKGRKRQRTDLFSSGERKKHCHRKMVVPPPSLFKQVTPRILKTQQKSKAEQTPLWVKQKMSFARPLPALTKSAADTGQDSPAWLIAEDLALLKAMKQLRRRPLNFAIVSPAQTANWDFVSHVVNSCNYVYRSPKQCENCYIKAFAGPEGENIGGYPLRVRQAYAKDQNSEHTQIFMNHFELMTARRSSSSNTFLQL
- the LOC128916900 gene encoding E1A-binding protein p400-like isoform X6 produces the protein MKVLEFNLKEQILPYFHSVEQIARPRFLQFPDPRLVQSDSGKMEALAVLLRKLKARAHRVLILTQMIPMLDILELFLDFHFLRYIRVSESDAHSWHYLESIKNFNRDKRFFCAILFSHTPSTGISHVDVDSVVFYDTDLDPLMDTKAKEWCDKIARGRDIHIYRLVSGNSVEERLLKKGIKHLIQEVAAQGDDCSTDFLTQGLCSEYGKEDSRKFTEETRSEIRNDIDSEMRDLGNTMRPSQLKQLARFVDQLKPIEKYALNFLELFHTLNDQNSQKINKELKTANTKWEYQHAKELKKAEERFQEEVKEELLTYTREDAYNVEFVCEGPDGEIEIMPLWTPPVAPVNHDDVYTNSVMCLMYSSTPIPESKLPPLFVRKGRKRQRTDLFSSGERKKHCHRKMVVPPPSLFKQVTPRILKTQQKSKAEQTPLWVKQKMSFARPLPALTKSAADTGQDSPAWLIAEDLALLKQCENCYIKAFAGPEGENIGGYPLRVRQAYAKDQNSEHTQIFMNHFELMTARRSSSSNTFLADNYDKLLPEPKVVSIYAEPMMIQEKALPEEQIAPQMQEQQPRQEQEEEQSVGQIQTQCQPQGETQVRNKTAIATRCVNLGHSCSCRQGNVFLPAK
- the LOC128916900 gene encoding E1A-binding protein p400-like isoform X3, with the protein product MKVLEFNLKEQILPYFHSVEQIARPRFLQFPDPRLVQSDSGKMEALAVLLRKLKARAHRVLILTQMIPMLDILELFLDFHFLRYIRVSESDAHSWHYLESIKNFNRDKRFFCAILFSHTPSTGISHVDVDSVVFYDTDLDPLMDTKAKEWCDKIARGRDIHIYRLVSGNSVEERLLKKGIKHLIQEVAAQGDDCSTDFLTQGLCSEYGKEDSRKFTEETRSEIRNDIDSEMRDLGNTMRPSQLKQLARFVDQLKPIEKYALNFLELFHTLNDQNSQKINKELKTANTKWEYQHAKELKKAEERFQEEVKEELLTYTREDAYNVEFVCEGPDGEIEIMPLWTPPVAPVNHDDVYTNSVMCLMYSSTPIPESKLPPLFVRKGRKRQRTDLFCERKKHCHRKMVVPPPSLFKQVTPRILKTQQKSKAEQTPLWVKQKMSFARPLPALTKSAADTGQDSPAWLIAEDLALLKAMKQLRRRPLNFAIVSPAQTANWDFVSHVVNSCNYVYRSPKQCENCYIKAFAGPEGENIGGYPLRVRQAYAKDQNSEHTQIFMNHFELMTARRSSSSNTFLADNYDKLLPEPKVVSIYAEPMMIQEKALPEEQIAPQMQEQQPRQEQEEEQSVGQIQTQCQPQGETQVRNKTAIATRCVNLGHSCSCRQGNVFLPAK
- the LOC128916900 gene encoding E1A-binding protein p400-like isoform X7 — its product is MKVLEFNLKEQILPYFHSVEQIARPRFLQFPDPRLVQSDSGKMEALAVLLRKLKARAHRVLILTQMIPMLDILELFLDFHFLRYIRVSESDAHSWHYLESIKNFNRDKRFFCAILFSHTPSTGISHVDVDSVVFYDTDLDPLMDTKAKEWCDKIARGRDIHIYRLVSGNSVEERLLKKGIKHLIQEVAAQGDDCSTDFLTQGLCSEYGKEDSRKFTEETRSEIRNDIDSEMRDLGNTMRPSQLKQLARFVDQEFVCEGPDGEIEIMPLWTPPVAPVNHDDVYTNSVMCLMYSSTPIPESKLPPLFVRKGRKRQRTDLFSSGERKKHCHRKMVVPPPSLFKQVTPRILKTQQKSKAEQTPLWVKQKMSFARPLPALTKSAADTGQDSPAWLIAEDLALLKAMKQLRRRPLNFAIVSPAQTANWDFVSHVVNSCNYVYRSPKQCENCYIKAFAGPEGENIGGYPLRVRQAYAKDQNSEHTQIFMNHFELMTARRSSSSNTFLADNYDKLLPEPKVVSIYAEPMMIQEKALPEEQIAPQMQEQQPRQEQEEEQSVGQIQTQCQPQGETQVRNKTAIATRCVNLGHSCSCRQGNVFLPAK
- the LOC128916900 gene encoding E1A-binding protein p400-like isoform X2, with the protein product MKVLEFNLKEQILPYFHSVEQIARPRFLQFPDPRLVQSDSGKMEALAVLLRKLKARAHRVLILTQMIPMLDILELFLDFHFLRYIRVSESDAHSWHYLESIKNFNRDKRFFCAILFSHTPSTGISHVDVDSVVFYDTDLDPLMDTKAKEWCDKIARGRDIHIYRLVSGNSVEERLLKKGIKHLIQEVAAQGDDCSTDFLTQGLCSEYGKEDSRKFTEETRSEIRNDIDSEMRDLGNTMRPSQLKQLARFVDQLKPIEKYALNFLELFHTLNDQNSQKINKELKTANTKWEYQHAKELKKAEERFQEEVKEELLTYTREDAYNEFVCEGPDGEIEIMPLWTPPVAPVNHDDVYTNSVMCLMYSSTPIPESKLPPLFVRKGRKRQRTDLFSSGERKKHCHRKMVVPPPSLFKQVTPRILKTQQKSKAEQTPLWVKQKMSFARPLPALTKSAADTGQDSPAWLIAEDLALLKAMKQLRRRPLNFAIVSPAQTANWDFVSHVVNSCNYVYRSPKQCENCYIKAFAGPEGENIGGYPLRVRQAYAKDQNSEHTQIFMNHFELMTARRSSSSNTFLADNYDKLLPEPKVVSIYAEPMMIQEKALPEEQIAPQMQEQQPRQEQEEEQSVGQIQTQCQPQGETQVRNKTAIATRCVNLGHSCSCRQGNVFLPAK